The following are encoded in a window of Candidatus Limnocylindrales bacterium genomic DNA:
- a CDS encoding RidA family protein codes for MNTLPTPESRLAALGVDLPRLFPPAGTYVNAVRSGSLVFLAGHIPYHPDGSVAFGKLGLDVDVETGYAAARGAALAMLVTIRETLGTLDLVGRIVRVSGLVNAAPDFTQHTRVIDGASDVLVEVFGEAGRHARLAVGVSSLPANICLEVDAIVEVKDGDATARRA; via the coding sequence ATGAACACACTGCCTACTCCGGAATCGAGACTCGCCGCCCTCGGGGTCGATCTGCCGCGCCTGTTTCCGCCCGCCGGGACCTATGTGAATGCGGTTCGAAGCGGCTCGCTGGTCTTCCTGGCCGGCCACATTCCGTATCACCCCGACGGCAGCGTCGCATTCGGCAAGCTCGGTCTCGACGTCGATGTCGAAACCGGTTACGCGGCGGCTCGCGGAGCGGCGCTCGCGATGCTCGTCACCATTCGCGAAACGCTCGGGACGCTCGACCTTGTGGGCCGCATCGTGCGCGTGAGCGGCCTCGTCAATGCCGCGCCGGACTTCACGCAGCACACGCGGGTCATCGACGGAGCATCCGACGTGCTCGTCGAAGTCTTCGGCGAGGCGGGGCGGCACGCGCGCCTCGCGGTCGGGGTCTCGTCGCTGCCGGCAAACATCTGCCTCGAGGTCGATGCGATCGTCGAGGTCAAAGATGGCGACGCGACCGCCCGCAGGGCGTGA
- a CDS encoding DNA polymerase ligase N-terminal domain-containing protein, with translation MASTRQKAASSQSAKRATRDAKSSTASKATTVKRAAADTPAPRTKKAAVTRTKKTAVAPTKKPAVARTTKPAVARSTKPAVARTRSGDKLAVYRSKRDFGKTPEPQGTSPSRWKKNDNPFFVIQKHAASRLHYDFRLEVDGVLKSWAVPKGPSMDPADKRLAVETEDHPMDYADFEGIIPEDEYGGGTVIVWDAGPYRNLKEVGGKEASLADSYRRGTIEVWLEGKKIRGGFALVHSRMGENEKNWLLIKMKDKAANPEDDPVSERTESVISGRTIEDVARSPKKVWSSK, from the coding sequence ATGGCAAGCACCAGGCAGAAAGCTGCATCGTCGCAAAGTGCGAAACGTGCAACGCGCGATGCAAAGAGCTCAACGGCAAGCAAAGCAACGACGGTCAAGCGCGCAGCCGCCGACACACCGGCTCCGCGCACGAAGAAGGCCGCCGTCACGCGCACGAAGAAGACGGCCGTCGCCCCCACGAAGAAGCCAGCCGTCGCGCGCACGACGAAGCCCGCAGTCGCACGCTCGACGAAGCCGGCCGTCGCGCGCACGCGATCCGGCGACAAGCTCGCCGTCTACCGCAGCAAGCGCGATTTCGGCAAAACGCCCGAACCGCAGGGAACCTCGCCCAGCCGCTGGAAGAAGAACGACAATCCGTTCTTCGTGATCCAGAAACATGCCGCGAGCCGGCTGCATTACGACTTCCGGCTGGAGGTCGACGGCGTGCTCAAATCGTGGGCGGTTCCGAAAGGTCCGTCGATGGATCCGGCCGACAAGCGTCTCGCGGTCGAAACCGAGGATCATCCGATGGATTACGCCGACTTCGAAGGAATCATCCCCGAGGACGAATACGGCGGCGGTACCGTGATCGTCTGGGACGCCGGGCCGTACCGCAACCTGAAGGAGGTCGGCGGCAAGGAAGCTTCGCTTGCCGACAGTTACCGGCGGGGAACCATCGAAGTCTGGCTCGAAGGAAAAAAGATCCGCGGCGGTTTCGCGCTCGTTCACAGCCGCATGGGCGAGAACGAAAAGAACTGGCTGCTCATCAAGATGAAAGACAAGGCTGCGAACCCGGAGGACGATCCGGTCAGCGAGCGCACCGAGAGCGTGATTTCCGGACGGACCATCGAAGACGTCGCGCGTTCGCCGAAGAAAGTGTGGTCGTCGAAATAG
- the ligD gene encoding non-homologous end-joining DNA ligase has translation MVVEIDSPLLRAVPAAERSRLRRQSQPRRLAPMLATLTAKHFSDPGWIFERKLDGVRCVALRRSNHVRLLSRNGLEIGAAYPELVHALARERCDDFIVDGEVVAFDGKQTSFSQLQRRVGVRDPDSRLVAATPVYLYLFDVLHVDGWRTTALSQLARKDLLRRMLRYRDPVRYTEHRAQHGERFLAEACREGWEGLIAKKADAPYVHKRSRCWLKFKCVAGQELVIAGYTDPQGSREGFGALLVGYYERGALRYAGKVGTGFDHETLARLTAKFRRLSRSTCPFDEVPREPRAHWVSPELVGEFGFTEWTRDGKLRHPRFLGLRADKKASSVRREAPKSV, from the coding sequence GTGGTCGTCGAAATAGACAGCCCGCTGCTGCGCGCGGTGCCGGCCGCCGAGCGCAGCAGACTTCGCCGCCAATCGCAGCCGCGCCGGCTCGCACCGATGCTCGCGACGCTGACCGCGAAACATTTTTCCGACCCGGGATGGATCTTCGAGCGCAAGCTCGACGGCGTGCGCTGCGTGGCACTGCGCCGCAGCAACCACGTGCGCCTGTTGTCGCGCAATGGCCTGGAGATCGGCGCTGCCTATCCCGAGCTCGTTCACGCCCTGGCTCGCGAGCGCTGCGACGACTTCATCGTCGACGGCGAGGTCGTCGCCTTCGACGGAAAGCAGACGAGCTTCTCGCAGCTGCAGCGCCGCGTCGGCGTACGCGATCCGGACAGCAGGCTCGTCGCCGCCACGCCGGTGTACCTCTATCTGTTCGACGTGCTCCATGTCGACGGCTGGCGCACCACTGCGCTGTCGCAGCTCGCACGCAAGGATCTGCTGCGACGGATGTTGCGTTACCGCGATCCGGTTCGTTATACGGAACATCGTGCGCAGCACGGCGAGCGTTTTCTCGCCGAGGCGTGCCGCGAGGGCTGGGAAGGGCTGATCGCGAAGAAGGCCGACGCGCCGTACGTGCACAAGCGCTCGCGCTGCTGGCTCAAGTTCAAGTGCGTCGCCGGCCAGGAGCTGGTGATCGCGGGCTACACCGATCCGCAGGGGTCGCGCGAAGGGTTCGGCGCGCTGCTGGTCGGCTACTACGAGCGCGGCGCGCTTCGCTATGCCGGCAAGGTCGGCACCGGCTTCGACCACGAGACGCTCGCCAGGCTCACGGCGAAATTCCGCCGCCTGTCACGCAGCACCTGTCCGTTCGACGAGGTTCCGCGCGAACCGCGCGCGCACTGGGTCTCGCCGGAGCTCGTCGGCGAATTCGGATTTACCGAGTGGACTCGCGACGGCAAGCTTCGCCATCCGCGTTTCCTCGGGCTTCGCGCGGACAAGAAGGCGTCGAGCGTACGGCGCGAGGCGCCGAAAAGTGTCTAG
- a CDS encoding protein kinase, protein MGEIPKTETRRLHEFWQSLIRDWSGGKLAPAEQAAFADEAVERDIRRQRVLAPLMLLVHLVHIALYQVPSAARASMSAQAFKWHRSLVAMHAATIPLAIFLAAVAWWWPRSRGARSLIYVGAAGYLVHGALATGIDQLMFTNVSAFTGYCFAIAVICAFPLRAGLWVYGLGTAVVVVSISLLQADAAVRTSSILNVATVVVISLALSWLLSIARQRDFTQRRTIARQRDELAALNSDLERRVAEQVAEIIRRAEEVSQLNAQLRSQIRARSSELSMALARLAKLKEGDDKLRAGSVLGDRFEIGDKLGAGAMGEVYAGRDRATGAKVAIKVIHPTTAVELDAMRRFVGEAAMVAAITHPAVVRMIHVDLSADGFLYQAQELLEGETLEDQMQSGPWPQARVARFGEVLCDALAAAHVHGVIHRDVKPANVMLIDKPPGLKLLDFGLAKLFDDVSADAITRTSTGLVVGTPAYMAPEQVMAQDVTGKADVYSSGLLLFQLLAGRLVFEVDGASRVMMSHVAVAPPDVRSVASGVSEELARLIADCLAKDPAKRPTAAEASLRLRNFADAESAPALEDMLRAPASSTILRRFR, encoded by the coding sequence GTGGGGGAGATTCCAAAGACGGAGACGCGACGTCTCCATGAATTCTGGCAATCGCTGATCCGGGACTGGTCCGGAGGCAAGCTCGCGCCCGCCGAGCAGGCGGCCTTTGCCGACGAGGCCGTCGAGCGCGACATCCGGCGGCAGCGCGTTCTGGCGCCGCTCATGCTGCTCGTGCACCTGGTGCACATCGCTCTGTACCAGGTGCCGTCCGCCGCACGCGCTTCGATGAGCGCGCAGGCGTTCAAATGGCATCGCAGCCTCGTCGCGATGCATGCCGCGACGATTCCTCTCGCCATCTTTCTTGCCGCCGTCGCCTGGTGGTGGCCAAGGTCCCGAGGCGCGCGTTCGCTCATCTACGTCGGTGCAGCCGGTTATCTGGTCCACGGAGCGCTGGCGACGGGCATCGACCAGCTCATGTTCACCAACGTTTCTGCGTTCACCGGCTACTGTTTTGCGATTGCGGTGATCTGCGCGTTTCCGCTGAGGGCGGGCCTTTGGGTCTACGGCCTCGGCACGGCAGTCGTCGTCGTGTCGATCTCTCTTCTCCAGGCCGATGCGGCGGTGCGAACCTCCAGCATTCTCAACGTGGCCACCGTCGTCGTCATCAGCCTGGCGCTCAGCTGGTTGCTGTCGATTGCGCGTCAGAGAGACTTCACGCAGCGGCGCACGATCGCGCGCCAGAGAGACGAGCTCGCCGCGCTCAACAGCGATCTCGAACGGCGCGTTGCCGAGCAGGTAGCCGAGATCATCCGGCGCGCGGAGGAAGTCAGCCAGCTCAATGCGCAGCTCCGCTCGCAGATCCGCGCACGCTCGAGCGAGCTCTCGATGGCGCTCGCGCGGCTGGCCAAACTGAAGGAAGGCGACGACAAGCTGCGCGCCGGATCGGTGCTCGGCGACAGGTTCGAGATCGGCGACAAGCTCGGCGCCGGCGCGATGGGCGAAGTGTATGCCGGCCGCGACCGCGCGACCGGCGCGAAGGTCGCGATCAAGGTCATCCATCCGACGACGGCCGTCGAGCTCGATGCGATGCGGCGCTTCGTCGGCGAAGCGGCTATGGTTGCCGCGATCACGCATCCGGCGGTCGTGCGCATGATCCATGTCGACCTGTCGGCCGACGGATTCCTCTATCAGGCGCAGGAGCTGCTCGAGGGCGAGACGCTCGAGGACCAGATGCAGAGCGGGCCGTGGCCGCAGGCTCGCGTGGCCCGTTTCGGCGAGGTGCTCTGCGACGCCCTCGCAGCCGCCCATGTTCACGGCGTGATCCATCGCGACGTCAAGCCCGCCAACGTGATGCTGATCGACAAGCCGCCGGGGCTCAAGCTTCTCGACTTCGGGCTGGCCAAGCTGTTCGACGACGTTTCCGCCGATGCGATCACGCGCACGAGCACCGGGCTCGTCGTCGGGACGCCGGCTTACATGGCGCCCGAACAGGTGATGGCACAGGACGTCACCGGCAAAGCCGACGTGTATTCCAGCGGCCTCTTGCTGTTCCAGCTTCTTGCCGGACGGCTCGTATTCGAGGTCGACGGCGCGAGTCGCGTGATGATGAGCCACGTCGCAGTCGCGCCGCCCGACGTCCGAAGCGTTGCAAGCGGAGTATCCGAAGAGCTCGCGCGACTGATCGCGGACTGTCTCGCGAAAGATCCGGCAAAGCGGCCGACTGCAGCCGAAGCGAGCCTGCGGCTTCGCAACTTTGCCGACGCCGAGTCTGCGCCGGCGCTCGAGGACATGCTCCGCGCCCCTGCGTCGAGCACGATCCTTCGCCGCTTTCGCTGA
- a CDS encoding hemerythrin domain-containing protein, translating to MPSQTDAISMLKADHEKVRGLLSQLENSSERSSQKREALLHKIAAELEIHTTIEEEIFYPAYRDAVKKKEDRKLYQEALEEHHVVDLVMPEIEETDPGTEVFSAKAKVLKEVIEHHADEEEKEMFSRARKVFEKDELRELAERMEARKAELQGMKADEGSSEEDEEDEDLDEEDMEDEDEDEDEQ from the coding sequence ATGCCAAGTCAGACCGATGCCATTTCAATGTTGAAAGCGGATCACGAAAAGGTGCGCGGGCTATTGTCGCAGCTCGAAAACTCGAGCGAGCGCTCCTCGCAGAAGCGGGAGGCTTTGCTGCACAAGATTGCCGCTGAGCTCGAGATCCATACCACGATCGAGGAAGAAATTTTTTATCCGGCGTATCGCGACGCCGTCAAAAAGAAGGAAGACCGCAAGCTCTACCAGGAAGCTCTCGAGGAACACCACGTCGTGGACCTCGTGATGCCCGAGATCGAAGAGACCGACCCCGGAACCGAAGTCTTCTCCGCCAAGGCCAAAGTTCTCAAGGAAGTGATCGAGCACCACGCCGACGAGGAAGAGAAGGAAATGTTTTCGCGTGCGCGCAAGGTCTTCGAGAAGGACGAGCTGCGCGAGCTCGCCGAGAGGATGGAAGCGCGCAAGGCCGAGCTTCAGGGAATGAAGGCCGACGAGGGCAGCAGCGAGGAAGACGAAGAGGACGAAGACCTCGACGAAGAGGACATGGAAGACGAAGACGAGGATGAAGACGAGCAGTAA
- a CDS encoding class I SAM-dependent methyltransferase — protein sequence MTNRTQPQEQPGIVPPHTPLREYYGTDQNRHPYVIDLFNRTAKHYNTIEGIFLNGGLLYRRLSLKFNGLKRGMKVLDVAIGTAAVSRGAVQLVGPEGLVIGCDPSPGMLAEARKHFHGPLSRGIAEQLPFRTDSFDFVTMGIALRHVADLRAAFSEYFRVLKPGGTVWILESHVPESRIGHSITRFVWKRMIPGLTLLTTRDPEAKVLMDFYWDTVEKCVPPATIVETMRDVGFLQARSKVVVPGAFCEYVGRKPPL from the coding sequence GTGACGAACCGCACGCAGCCGCAGGAACAGCCGGGCATCGTCCCGCCGCATACGCCGCTTCGCGAGTACTACGGAACCGACCAGAACCGGCATCCGTACGTCATCGATCTGTTCAACCGGACGGCGAAGCACTACAACACGATCGAAGGCATCTTCCTGAACGGCGGGCTTCTGTACCGGCGCCTGTCGCTCAAGTTCAACGGTCTCAAGCGCGGCATGAAAGTGCTCGATGTCGCAATCGGCACCGCAGCCGTCTCACGCGGCGCGGTCCAGTTGGTCGGCCCGGAAGGCCTGGTGATCGGGTGCGATCCGAGCCCCGGAATGCTCGCGGAGGCGCGCAAGCATTTTCATGGACCGCTCAGCCGCGGCATCGCCGAGCAGCTTCCGTTTCGCACCGACAGCTTCGATTTCGTGACGATGGGAATCGCGCTGCGGCACGTAGCCGACCTGCGCGCCGCGTTCAGCGAATACTTCCGCGTCCTCAAGCCGGGTGGTACGGTCTGGATCCTCGAGAGCCACGTGCCCGAATCGCGCATCGGTCACAGCATTACGCGCTTCGTCTGGAAGCGGATGATTCCGGGGCTCACGCTGCTGACCACGCGCGACCCGGAAGCCAAGGTGCTGATGGATTTCTACTGGGACACCGTCGAGAAGTGCGTGCCGCCGGCGACGATCGTCGAGACCATGCGCGACGTCGGCTTCCTCCAGGCGCGTTCCAAAGTGGTCGTTCCCGGAGCGTTCTGCGAGTACGTGGGCCGAAAGCCGCCGCTCTGA
- the ligD gene encoding non-homologous end-joining DNA ligase, with product MTTKKLGRRTVELSNENKVLFPDDGITKGDIIAYYENVADRILPFLKGRPLVLERFPNGIGASGFYQKQTGAYFPDWIRTVRVRKQGGSQDLVVCDDVATLVYLANQAAITLHPWLSCADRIDCPDLFIVDLDPPAGKFDQARSAALQCRALLDELSMPAFLKTTGSKGLHVVVPLAGKESFDTVRAVATRLMAVLAARHPDELTTEHRIDKRRGRVYLDIARNAYAQTAVAAYSVRAVPGAPVSMPIDWKELAQKKFDARSYTIRNALQRRGADPWADLRRRRCTMSTLQKKLDRLEH from the coding sequence ATGACCACGAAAAAGCTCGGGCGACGCACCGTCGAGCTCTCGAACGAGAACAAGGTCCTGTTTCCCGACGACGGGATCACCAAAGGCGACATCATCGCCTATTACGAAAACGTCGCCGACCGGATCCTTCCGTTTCTCAAAGGCCGCCCGCTCGTCCTCGAGCGTTTTCCGAACGGCATCGGCGCATCCGGCTTCTACCAGAAGCAGACCGGGGCCTACTTTCCCGACTGGATCCGCACCGTTCGCGTGCGCAAGCAGGGCGGATCGCAGGATCTCGTGGTCTGCGACGACGTCGCGACGCTCGTCTACCTGGCCAACCAGGCGGCGATCACGCTGCATCCGTGGCTGAGCTGCGCGGACCGCATCGATTGCCCCGACCTGTTCATCGTCGACCTCGATCCGCCCGCCGGAAAATTCGACCAGGCAAGATCGGCCGCGCTCCAGTGCCGCGCACTGCTCGACGAGCTTTCCATGCCGGCGTTTCTCAAGACCACCGGCTCCAAGGGCCTGCACGTCGTCGTGCCGCTGGCCGGCAAGGAAAGCTTTGATACCGTGCGCGCGGTCGCGACCAGACTCATGGCCGTGCTGGCTGCGCGGCATCCCGACGAGCTGACGACCGAACACCGCATCGACAAGCGCCGCGGGCGCGTCTACCTGGACATCGCACGCAATGCGTATGCGCAGACGGCGGTGGCCGCGTATTCGGTGCGCGCCGTCCCCGGCGCGCCGGTTTCGATGCCGATCGACTGGAAAGAGCTCGCGCAGAAGAAATTCGACGCGCGCTCCTACACGATCCGCAACGCACTCCAGCGCCGCGGCGCCGATCCGTGGGCGGACCTGCGGCGGCGCCGCTGCACGATGTCGACACTTCAGAAGAAGCTCGACCGGCTGGAGCACTGA
- a CDS encoding DUF72 domain-containing protein — translation MVTARDKSCFAIGCAGWSIRGEHATLFPGEDSHLARYARRLHAVELNSSFYRPHRRSTYERWAASVPENFKFAVKAPKEITHDLRFMNAVVPLELFLEQISGLGDRLGPILLQLPPTMEYCRAISGRFFEVLRGRFDGAVVLEPRHVSWFSDAAERQLESFRIARAAVDPCVAPSAAEPGGWKNLAYYRLHGSPLMYESAYGAERLEGIARRLCDCARSAATWCVFDNTKYGAAALDALALCDEHVPRALEAVEMSSAAVRSAGRGG, via the coding sequence ATGGTGACTGCACGCGACAAGTCCTGTTTCGCGATCGGCTGCGCCGGCTGGTCGATTCGCGGTGAGCACGCGACGCTGTTTCCCGGCGAGGATTCCCACCTCGCCCGTTACGCGCGCCGGCTTCACGCCGTAGAGCTGAATTCGTCGTTCTACCGTCCGCACCGCCGCTCGACGTATGAGCGCTGGGCGGCATCGGTGCCGGAAAATTTCAAGTTCGCGGTCAAGGCGCCGAAGGAGATCACTCACGACCTGCGATTCATGAATGCGGTAGTCCCGCTCGAGCTGTTCCTCGAACAAATCTCCGGGCTTGGCGACCGTCTTGGACCGATTCTGCTGCAGCTGCCTCCGACGATGGAGTACTGCCGCGCCATTTCCGGACGGTTCTTCGAGGTCCTGCGCGGTCGTTTCGATGGCGCCGTCGTTCTCGAGCCGAGGCACGTGAGCTGGTTCTCGGATGCTGCCGAGCGGCAGCTCGAGTCGTTTCGTATCGCGCGTGCAGCCGTGGACCCATGCGTCGCGCCGTCCGCCGCCGAGCCGGGCGGCTGGAAGAATCTTGCGTACTACCGCCTTCACGGCTCCCCGTTGATGTACGAATCGGCCTACGGCGCCGAACGTCTCGAGGGCATCGCCAGGCGGCTCTGCGACTGCGCGCGATCGGCCGCCACCTGGTGCGTGTTCGACAATACCAAGTACGGCGCCGCCGCGCTCGATGCGCTGGCGCTTTGCGACGAGCACGTACCGCGCGCACTCGAAGCTGTCGAAATGTCGTCTGCCGCCGTCCGTTCGGCCGGGCGGGGCGGGTGA